A window of Pseudomonas alcaliphila JAB1 genomic DNA:
GCACCTCATAGCGTTCCTTCAGGCCACGCAGGATGGCGATGGTGTCCTCCTCGCTCGGCTCGTCCACCAGCACCTTCTGGAAGCGGCGCTCCAGTGCGGCGTCCTTCTCGATGAACTGGCGATACTCGTCCAGTGTGGTGGCGCCGACGCAGTGCAGTTCACCACGGGCCAGGGCCGGCTTGAGCATGTTGCCGGCATCCATGGCGCCCTCGGCCTTGCCGGCGCCGACCATGGTGTGCAGCTCGTCGATGAACAGGATGATGCGCCCTTCCTGCTTGGAGAGTTCGTTGAGCACCGCCTTCAGGCGCTCCTCGAACTCGCCGCGGAACTTGGCGCCGGCGATCAGCGAGCCCATGTCCAGCGACAGCAGACGCTTGTCTTTCAGGCCGTCGGGCACTTCACCATTGATGATGCGCTGGGCCAGGCCTTCGGCAATGGCGGTCTTGCCCACACCGGGCTCGCCGATCAGCACCGGGTTGTTCTTGGTGCGGCGCTGTAACACCTGGATGGTGCGACGAATCTCGTCGTCACGACCGATCACCGGGTCGAGCTTGCCCTCTTCGGCACGCTTGGTCAGGTCGACGGTGTACTTGTCCAGCGCCTGGCGCGACTCTTCGACGTTGGGGTCGTTGACCGCCTGGCCGCCGCGCAGGTTGGCGATGGCATTTTCCAGGGCCTTCTTCGACACGCCCTGGCCGAGCAGCAGCTTGCCCAGCTTGGTGTTCTCGTCCATCGCCGCGAGCAGCACCAGCTCGCTGGAAATGAACTGGTCACCGCGTTGCTGTGACAGGCGGTCGGCCTGGTTGAGCAGACGCGCCAGATCCTGCGACAGGTTGATGTCGCCGGTGGGGTTCTGCAGCTTGCCGAGCTGATCCAGCTCGCGGGTCAGTCCTTGGCGCAAGCTATTGATGTCGAAGCCGACCTGCATCAGCAGTGGCTTGATCGACCCGCCCTGTTGCTCGAGCAGCGCCTGCATCAGGTGCAGCGGCTCGATGGCGGCGTGGTCCATGCCCACCGCCAGGGATTGGGCATCGGAGAGTGCAAGTTGCAGCTTGCTGGTCAAACGATCGATACGCATATATGTCCTTCCTCCAGAATGGCGGGCCGGGACAACATCCCCGAAAAAAGGGCGCCTCTAAAAACGTAGGCGAGGCAGTCAGTACAAGGCAAAAACAAGCGAAAAAGCGGAGTTTACGAGCTGTAAATGAGCATTTTGAGCTTGTTTTTAACGCAGTAATGACAACGCAGATAGTTTTTAGAGGCGTCCGTAGAAGCCCGCCGAGATACAGACTAGATAAGGACGATTACGCCGTATTCAAGACGTGACGACTTGATCCAGATCAGCGCCAGATCACCTGCTGCTCCAGCGGAAAGCGCAGACGCGGGTTGTAGACGCCCTTCTCGCCCTGGCGCCCGACGGCCAGCAGCATGATCGGGATGGCCTGACGCGGGATATCCAGCACACGACGCAGGCGCGGCTCGTCGAAGCCTTCCATCGGACAGGTGGCATAGCCATGGCTCTGGAAGGCCAGCATCAGGTTCTCCGCCGCCAGCGCCGTCGACTTAACCGCCCACAATCGCATGTCAGCCTTGCTGTTGGGCTTGCGCATCAATGGTCTGCGCACACCCATCAGTCGCACCAGCTGACGCTTGAACAAACCCAGCAAGCCCAGCGGCCCCTGGTTGTACTGGAACGGCGCGGTCTTGCTGTAGAAACTGCGGATGCGCGCCGGCACCTCGGCCTCCGGCCAGTAATCGATGACGTTGCGGCAGGCCTGACGCCAGGTGTCCGGGCGCGCCAGCACGGCGATGATCAAAGGTGCACGGGCGGCGTTCTGGCTCATGCATACCGGGTGCAACTGCGCCAGCAGCGCCGGATCGCGAATCACCTGAAAACTCCAGGGCTGCAGGTTGCAGGAATTTGGCGCCAGCACGGCCAACTCCAGGCAATCGCGAATCACCGCCTCCGGCACCGGTTCGGGAGTGAAGCGGCGTACCGCGCGGCGACTTTCGATCAGCGCGCGCAGTTCGGCCGGCGAAGCCATGGCGGGTGTTTGCTCGTTGAGAAAGCTGGTCATGGGCGCACTCCTCGGCAGTCGCCCGATTAAGCAACCGGGCGGCTTTGCGAACAAGAGGATGGGAGGAAATGGCCGTGGATTTGGCTGATCAGCCTCACCTGCGCCTCTGATCGAGACGCAGGAGCCAAGACCTAGAGGCCGAGCGATTTCTCGATGGACTGGATCAGTGCAGGATCATCCGGCGTGGTGCGCGGCGAGAATCGCGCCAGCACGCGGCCATCCTGGCCGACCAGAAACTTCTCGAAATTCCAGGTGATATCGCCCGGAAACTCGGCGCCCTCGCCCGCCAGCAGGCGATACAGCGGGTGGCGACCTGGGCCATTGACCTCCAGCTTGCTGCCCAGCGGGAAGGTCACGCCATAGTTGAGGCTGCAGAACGAGCGGATCTCGTCCTCGCTGCCCGGCTCCTGACCGGCAAACTGGTTGCAGGGCACCCCGAGCACGGTAAAGCCATTGCCCTTGTACTGCTGATAGAGCTTTTCCAGCCCCGCGTACTGAGGCGTCAGGCCGCACTTGGAGGCGACGTTCACCACCAGCACCACCTGGCCCTTGTAGGGCGCCAGCGGCAGTTCCTGGCCATCCAGCGCGCGTAGATTGAGATCGTGAAAGGCACTCATGACGAACTTCCTCAGCGAATTCAGTGCAGCGGGCGCAAGGCCCTGTAATCCTCGAGGCAGCTGCGTTTGGGCAAGCCGCCATGCATAAAAAAGGCGCCCTAAGGCGCCTTTATCGCAAGCTTGAGCTTAGCAGCGGTTGAACCAGTGAGAACGACCGCAAGTCGCCTGACAGGCAACTTAGTGGTGGTGACCACCTTCGCCATGGATATGACCATGAGCCACTTCTTCTTCGCTGGCGTCACGCACGTTAACGACCTTGACCTTGAAGTTCAGGCGCTGACCGGCCAGCGGGTGATTACCGTCGACGGTCACGTCGTCACCGTCGATATCGCGGATGGTAACGATCTGCATGCTGCCGTCCGGGCCCGAAGCGTGGAACTGCATGCCCACTTCCAGGGTGTCGACGCCTTCGAACATGGCGCGGCTCAGAGTCGCGACCAGCTCGGCGCTGTATTCGCCGTAGGCTTCTTCCGGCTCGACGGAAACGTCCAGCTCATCGCCAACCTGCTTGCCAACCAGGGCCTTCTCGAGACCGGCGATGATATTGCCGGCACCATGCAGATACACCAGCGGCGCGCCGCCACTGGAGCTGTCGATCACCTCACCGGCATCGTTGGTCAGGGTATAGTCGATGGAGACGGCCTTGTTGGCGGCGATCAGCATGGGGAGACCTTTTGCGAAAGATAAATGAACGGGCAAGTTTAACCAACGCCAGCCTGGATTGCGACCCGAGCCCGGACAAACGGGCCGTGCGTATCGTTGATTTTCGTCAGGACGACGACGGC
This region includes:
- a CDS encoding peptidylprolyl isomerase encodes the protein MLIAANKAVSIDYTLTNDAGEVIDSSSGGAPLVYLHGAGNIIAGLEKALVGKQVGDELDVSVEPEEAYGEYSAELVATLSRAMFEGVDTLEVGMQFHASGPDGSMQIVTIRDIDGDDVTVDGNHPLAGQRLNFKVKVVNVRDASEEEVAHGHIHGEGGHHH
- a CDS encoding nitroreductase family protein; this encodes MTSFLNEQTPAMASPAELRALIESRRAVRRFTPEPVPEAVIRDCLELAVLAPNSCNLQPWSFQVIRDPALLAQLHPVCMSQNAARAPLIIAVLARPDTWRQACRNVIDYWPEAEVPARIRSFYSKTAPFQYNQGPLGLLGLFKRQLVRLMGVRRPLMRKPNSKADMRLWAVKSTALAAENLMLAFQSHGYATCPMEGFDEPRLRRVLDIPRQAIPIMLLAVGRQGEKGVYNPRLRFPLEQQVIWR
- a CDS encoding glutathione peroxidase; amino-acid sequence: MSAFHDLNLRALDGQELPLAPYKGQVVLVVNVASKCGLTPQYAGLEKLYQQYKGNGFTVLGVPCNQFAGQEPGSEDEIRSFCSLNYGVTFPLGSKLEVNGPGRHPLYRLLAGEGAEFPGDITWNFEKFLVGQDGRVLARFSPRTTPDDPALIQSIEKSLGL